The Halopseudomonas sabulinigri genome window below encodes:
- the rhlB gene encoding ATP-dependent RNA helicase RhlB, whose translation MLKALKKLLNKPEEQAAAPAAPNPEKPQEQQARPSNQADQPSAYDRDKPRSPRADADHKAAARKPRAPRQKPAANPPAKPWTIADFKVEPEEGKTRFHDFPLPDSLMHAIQDQGFSYCTPIQAAVLGNTLKGHDAIGRAQTGTGKTAAFLLSTITQLLETPAPDERYMGEPRALIIAPTRELVMQIASDAEGLTKHCPLNVMAFVGGMDYDKQLKQLERTYCDILVATPGRLLDFCNRGEVHLDLIEVLILDEADRMLDMGFIPQVRQIIRQTPRKGDRQTLLFSATFSDDVMNLAQQWTVEPAIVEIEPERPASENVTQKVYAVSGKDKYKVLYNLVTQLELERVMVFANRKDEVRRVQERLVRDGINAAQLSGDVPQQKRVRTLDNFKNGKLRVLVATDVAGRGIHIDGISHVINYTLPEDPEDYVHRIGRTGRAGAKGTSISLAGEDDAFQIPPIEELLGGKLECIPPEEQFLKAIPQRQQTAEEKAASDANEAEQAAAAAASRKRASGRRDRPQGRR comes from the coding sequence GTGCTCAAAGCACTGAAGAAGCTGTTAAACAAGCCAGAAGAGCAAGCCGCAGCCCCTGCAGCACCCAATCCGGAAAAGCCTCAGGAACAGCAAGCACGGCCCAGCAACCAGGCTGACCAACCCAGCGCGTATGACCGCGACAAGCCCCGCTCACCTCGTGCAGATGCAGATCATAAAGCTGCAGCCAGAAAGCCACGAGCGCCGCGCCAGAAGCCAGCGGCCAACCCGCCCGCCAAACCCTGGACCATCGCCGACTTTAAAGTCGAGCCCGAGGAAGGCAAAACGCGTTTCCACGATTTCCCGCTGCCCGATTCGCTGATGCACGCCATTCAGGATCAGGGCTTCAGCTACTGCACACCGATCCAGGCGGCGGTACTCGGCAACACCCTCAAGGGCCACGACGCCATTGGTCGCGCCCAGACCGGTACCGGCAAAACCGCCGCTTTCCTGCTCTCCACCATCACCCAGTTGCTGGAAACCCCAGCGCCGGATGAACGCTACATGGGCGAGCCACGGGCACTGATCATCGCCCCCACCCGCGAGCTGGTCATGCAGATTGCCAGCGACGCCGAAGGCCTGACCAAACACTGCCCACTGAACGTTATGGCCTTTGTTGGCGGCATGGATTACGACAAGCAGCTCAAGCAGCTAGAGCGCACCTATTGCGACATTCTGGTCGCCACGCCAGGCCGCCTGCTGGACTTCTGCAACCGCGGTGAAGTGCACCTGGATTTGATCGAGGTGCTGATCCTCGACGAGGCCGACCGCATGCTCGACATGGGCTTTATCCCGCAGGTACGCCAGATCATCCGCCAGACACCGCGCAAGGGCGATCGCCAGACGCTGCTGTTCTCCGCCACCTTCAGCGACGACGTGATGAACCTGGCGCAGCAGTGGACGGTTGAGCCGGCCATTGTCGAGATCGAACCCGAGCGCCCTGCGTCCGAAAACGTGACCCAGAAAGTCTACGCGGTCAGCGGCAAGGACAAATACAAGGTGCTCTACAACCTGGTCACCCAGCTGGAGCTTGAACGGGTGATGGTCTTCGCCAACCGCAAGGATGAAGTGAGACGCGTACAGGAGCGCCTGGTACGCGACGGCATCAATGCCGCGCAGCTGTCGGGCGATGTGCCGCAGCAGAAACGCGTACGCACGCTGGACAACTTCAAGAACGGCAAGCTGCGGGTTCTGGTCGCCACCGACGTGGCTGGGCGCGGCATTCACATCGACGGCATCAGCCACGTGATCAATTACACCCTGCCCGAAGACCCCGAAGACTACGTACACCGCATCGGGCGTACCGGCCGCGCCGGCGCCAAGGGCACCTCGATCAGCCTGGCCGGTGAGGACGACGCCTTCCAGATTCCGCCGATTGAAGAGTTGCTCGGCGGCAAGCTGGAGTGCATTCCGCCGGAAGAGCAGTTCCTCAAGGCTATTCCCCAGCGTCAGCAGACCGCCGAGGAGAAAGCCGCCAGCGACGCCAACGAGGCAGAACAGGCTGCCGCAGCCGCCGCCAGCCGCAAACGCGCCTCCGGGCGTCGTGATCGGCCTCAAGGGCGTCGCTAA